The following nucleotide sequence is from Labeo rohita strain BAU-BD-2019 chromosome 3, IGBB_LRoh.1.0, whole genome shotgun sequence.
aacatgcaaatctgtcatagctttataagaGAAATGGCTGTAGTTAGAGGCGattctaatatatgcataacaatattcaatgtaaataaaccataaaaacacatttagtgttattacaattactgctcgctttccaaacaactgacgcttgccctgttttgagcagcaggtgtcgccgttgtgtcacgaacgattggaagcagtgaatcattttgcgaagtgattcgtttaattgattcgaaactttgaaaaggttcgtttctcccatcacgtctttctttcgggaaaatcagattatttttagacttttctaaaCAGAGAATTACAGAATTTAAGCAcatctctctgagctgccgcTGATACTGGACCGAAGTTTAATGGTCTGTGCGGAACggtttaaattaacatttagcattaGCTATTTCCCataatgtaaaatgtgataatcattagtgcgaccaaacaaactgtagtcagaaTATTACGTATACTTTATTACTGCTAGTGGcctaactgggacagctaagttAACGTTAACGTTAAAGTTATTCGTTTACAATGGAGCTCATTCTCCGCAGTTACGTTAaaatacactgactaaaggaaactacaagtttgttaaaaaacaaacatacaacaacaaaagttcagttttgaagtgcatttcacgTTCTTCTTATAAGTATAATGTAATAAGAGTTATCAAAACCCTGTTACTCACCTCACACTGATGCGgcagcagcttcttctgtcgTCAGTCACTGTCGaccgttaaaatttgaactgtcgccgcgggaaccaattaaacccaacgctgggttattattgaaaacaacccaacgatgtttaaaaaaataccccaacgttttagaaaataacccaacatagtgacccaatatgtgtaacccctctattgggttaaaaaaataacccatctaCTTTTACTGTGTAGGACATTTCCTATCGGATAtcaaatagatgtttatgatttagaatatatgtaaaactgacatcttacagatgtctatcagatgctttccagatttGCCCatgttctgcagagtttagttccaaccctgaaaaaaaaaagtcacctgCCTATAAccctagtaatcctgaagaccttgaagctcgttcaggtgtgtttgattagagttgaaACTAAACTCTACAGGTcatcggcactccaggaccaGCATTGCCTATCCATGATCAAAGGTTTGGaagtttttaaaacaacaatctTTTCTTATTTAGGCCATATTTGGTTTTATagtgtttgctgctttttactttttttaaatgttgtgtattttatttattttattctgcatCAACGTGTATGCCGTTCTTAtttgttttgctaataaacGTTCTAGGCTATGTCTTTTTATTTACCTAAGtagtttcttattttatattaggcatataacatggtgtatttttatttgttttgttaataaacattCTATGAGTTTGACATTGTATTTTGCTTGAATTGAATCCACGGCAAATTGTCACTAATTCGTGAAAagtaaagtgaaagtaaaatgttcACGGTGCTTTTACAAGCTTTTTAAAAGTGATGGAAAGCGCAGGAAAAGAGGAAACCCCAAACAAACAATTGTATGACACAGAATTgccgctaatttgaaagtgaaagtaaaatgcgaaAGGTGcttttacaagctatttaaaagcgaAGGAAACCAAAGGAAACCGAAGGAAAAGAGGAaaccacaaacaaacaattgcttGACATCAAGTTGCCGCtaattttaaagtgaaagtaaaatgcaaaatgtgcttttacaagctatttaaaagcgaTGGAAAGCGAAGGAAAAGAGGTAACCCCAAACAAACAACTGCATGACACagaattgctgctaattttaaagtgaaagtaaaatgcgaaAGGTGcttttacaagctatttaaaagcaaaGGAAAGCGAAGGAAAAGAGGAAAATCCAAACAAACAATTGCATGACACagaattgctgctaatttgaaagtaaaagtaaaatgcgAAAGGTGcttttacaagctatttaaaagcgaAGGAAAGCGAAGGAAAAGAGGAAAACCCAAACAAACACTTGCATGACACCGAATTGCCACTAATTTGAAAGTAAAAGTGAAGTGCTAtttaaaagagaagaaaagggaggaaagagggaaaactgaaacaaactaACCTGTTTTAggcttattttttaataaaataaatgtttttattattacacagagaggtggctaatttgtacgaaTTCATACGATTTTAGCTAAAACGTGCAGATTTTACGAGTTGCACAATACGTATTAATTTGTGCGAATGCCCTACACCTGTCCCCActcctaaacctacccatcactgAAATCGAATTAGCCACCccataaaatatgtacaaattggtTACGAACCACTTTTACTGATACTGGTAAAGTATCAGTTAAAATGTCAACGGTACCCGACTCGTGAcggcaaagcagaattttcagcgaCATTACTTcagtcgtcagtgtcacatgatccttcagaaaacagttgtgcttgaAATAGATatctttttgtaacattacaaatgcctTTACTTCCACGTTTGCTCGAATCTACTTTGCAGACAAAGACAAGTCAAATGAGGACAGACAGCGTGAGGAAGAACTACTTCAGCAGATCCAGAAGCTGGTGGAGACGCGGGACTTTTTAGTGGACGACATGGAGTTTGAGAGGCTCAGGTCAGTTTTAAAGAGCTGTTGGCCTTTAGAGACAAGAAGAGGGGCCGCAACCCTTTAGATTGCTGGCTAGCATGCGTGACTATCGGCCCCAAGAATGTGTTTTGTGCCTCTTGTGGCTGTTCCCTCATCTGTGAAGATACTGCAATCCAATTACTCTCCACTTGAAGCCAATAATCCACCCTTACCTTGCCACagccatcacacacacacactcacatcaCGCTCTTACACGGTCCCAGCGGCTTGATTCTGAGAAACCACAGATTTGCAAGAAAGGCAagaaagaaatggaaaaaagaaaaaagatgtgTTTTTTCACTGGGTTGGGCTGATTGCCATCTGCCAAGACCTCATGACTACGTGTGTGAGTGAATAATCGTGAGTGACGCACACATCAGAGCCCGACACGAATGAAGTCCTCACAGTTTATTCATGGTATAAATGAGCCGTCGTCACCCACACAAGTAGCTACTACACGGATGGAtggtggagagagagagagatgtcaAACACTCTCGGTTTGCGCGCTAAACCGACGTGCTAGGAGAATAATTGATTGTTTGGAGTTTGagtgtgaaatgttttgttaatgCTTGGTGTCTCACTTCACAGTTGTTTGCGTGTGGGTCTGGTTTTATATTTCAAGGACtgaaaaaatagtaaaactttGTGGCTCTGTGGGGAACAAACAATAACTGAGCAAGAACAATGGCTTAATAAACATGCTGTATAATATCAcagcaaaaatatgtaaatgcagAAAGCTTAGTGTAATTGTTAGGTTAAAAATTAGAATCATTTGAAGTGATTTTGCATCCAAAgcttcaaaatcagtttcatttattgcatttaagtcTGAAATATATTAAAGGAAAAACAGATTCAGAATAAGGTTCAGTGTTACTGAAAATATCCTTTTCGGATTCTGTTTTTAGGCAAGTGCATggagaattttcagttttggcccagaatttttatttcagtgcatccctagttttttttttataatatgtcaccctggaccacaaatcagCCTTAAGTAGCAAAAGCTAacagtacattgtatgggtcaaaattatctacttttcttttattccaaaaatcattaggatattaagtaaagatattaggatattatttttaatttcctaccgtaaatatatcaaaaaataatttttgattagtaatatgcattgctaagaacttcatttggacaactttaaaagcaattttctcaatattttgattttttttttgcaccctcagaatccagattttcaaatagttgtatcttgaccaaaatagtgtcctatcctaacaaaccatacatcaatggaaagcttatttattcagcttttataaatctcaattttatgactggttttgtggtccagggtcatatattgTAATGATGCATGATAACTTTAGTGTGTTGATGcagtatacagtatatgcagtatattaataatcagtagcaaaaaaaaaaaaaaaaaaaaaaggtacaattttcacaataaaaggtacattttaacagttaaaaaaaaaaagtcagtttaaaTGTTTGGAGTCAGAaagttttttaagaaattaatacttttatttagcaaggatccattaaattgatcaaaagtgtcaataaagacatttataatgttataaaaggtttctattaaaaaacattaaatacgaatttctattcatcgaagaaatcttgaaaaaatacatcacaaaaatattgaattgataaaattgataataataaaaaaatcatcatattagaatgatttctgaagtatcatatgacactgaagagtaatgatgctgaaaattcagctttgcatcacaggaataataacattttaaaatatattcaaatagaaaacagttcttttaaattgtaataacgttttacaatattaccatttttactgtatttttcaacaaataaattaaaccttgttgagcaaaaaaaaaaaaaactttgttcaaaaacattaaaaaaatcttactgaccagAATATTATGTGCACATGAAAATGTACCCTGAATTGTGTATGCATTTGTGCATTTGCCTTTCTGATGCCTATTATTCTCCACTCAGAGAGCGAGAAGAGGACAAAGAGATGGCTGACTTCCTACAGACCAAATTTCCCAACAGGTGCAGCATgaaaagtatgtgtgtgtgttttgctgtGGTTCTGTGAGCTCAAGGCCAAACTCTTAAACCTCCGTTTTTCAGCTTTGAATGCACAAATTAACATAATAATGCATTCCTTGAGCACCGCCATAATTGTTTTACTCACTGCCTGCTCAAGTTTAATGAAAATGGAAAGAGAAATTAATAAGGAATCTGCTTATGTTGTGGTATAGTCGGAAGCATGAATGTTAATTCTGTTCTCGGGGTGGTAATAAGCCGTCttagtttgttttcttttagttCAAAACTAATGAGCTAGTTCACAACCGGAATAAATAGTGCAGAAGTACATGAATGCCACAGAAAGCGGGAAGGTTTGACTGTAAATGAGAGAGAACAGAACACTATCAAATACTAATCAGTGTTGTGGTGAGAGTTTGAAACGtcttagaaaaataaaaaaaatatttcatcatCTCTAGTGCTGcttttgaaactttttaaacatgacattttgaattagaaaaactgaaatagtattttcttgtcaaaagtactccaataatctttgttatatttacagCTTTGAAAACTAGGGCTGcatgggtaaaaaaaatatacatttcctcaattttaattgattctcatttttaccaAACAGTGTTGATTCTTAAATACCATGAAtcaattagtctagcctgttttcagttaatgaacggAGTAGcgcacctcccatccaataaatcacaataagctttgtgcttacTTATGTTACttatgatataaaacaaagtcttagGCTGTAGCATCTCAGTTCAAGAGTAGCGGCAGCATGAAACACACATGAACTAATCATCTCCTCCGctttaaaacaagtttattcacagaataaacatgaattaacatctgaatatatgttaaaagaaaaagtacaacttactgaaatccatattctgtctcatgtaatccctcaatcagtgtttcaaccgtgCAAAGACATATAACAggttgtaaacaatgtcacgtaacgtcacatttacctcagaaagaacatattcggtgaccataaacttgttagtcagctagaaGAGAGGAGTATTTCGCtaattacagttgaggtcaaaagtttacagaatctgcaaaatggtgattaccaaaaaaagagggatcatacaaaatgcatgttatgtttttagtactgacctaaatgagacatttcacataaaagacgtttacatatagtccacaagagaaaataacagttgaatttataaaaatgaccctgttcaaaagtttacatacgcttgattcttaatacggtgttgttacctgaatgatccaaaaacagtgtttttgttttgttttgtttagtgatagttattcatgagtctcttgtttgtcctgaacagttaaactgtctgctgttcttcagaaaaattcttcaggttccacaaattctttggtttttcagcatttttgtgtatttgaaccctttccaacaatgtctgtatgattttgagattcatcttttcacactgaggacaactgagagactcatatgcaactattacagaaggtttaaatgctcactgatgctctagaaagAAACACGATGCCTGAACgtgagctggggggtgaaaacttttagaatttgaagatcagggtaaatgtaacttttgtcttctgggaaacatgtacaaGTAACAGGtaacttctgtagcttctgaagggcagtactaaatgaaagaaaaaaaaaaatgatgtttaggcaaaataagaaaaatgtacacatcttaattctgttcaaaagtttacacccccagctcttaatgcatcctttttttttttttcttctgaggcATCAGTGACCATTTAAATCTtctgtgtgaaaaaatggatctcaaaatcatacagtcattgttgtaaagggttcaaatacacaaaaacaaagagtttgtgggacctgaaggatttttctgaagaacagcaggcagtttaactgtacaggacaaacaagggactcatgaacaactatcactaaacaaaaaaaacacagctgtggatcattcaggtaaaaacgcggtattaagaatcaagtgtatgtaaacttttgaacagggtcaattttataaattcagtactaagtcaataaaaaaattaaaaaataacatgcattttgtatgatctctcttattttggtaaaataattaacaaggTGTAGGTAAACTTTAGACCTTGACTGTATATGCACCATGAAAcgcattcattttattttttgctgttcttcagtgtttaaattatgtttgaataattctgtcaagtttttaaaaaatcacagccaccatttaaatgtttgtatttcaaAAAGCAAATTGGAgtggaaatataattatgtaattggtAAGTTAGtattataactttattattataaaaacttaattgagTGTAATTGGAGTGTTTGTttacaaatcagttcatttaacccccagtattataatatattaccaGCTGagtctcatgtatattttacagcattagttgagataTTTTTTCCTTGGAAAATCtgccatgtactgtacctgatatacagtactgtgcaaaagtcttaggccactagtattttcaccagctaaaaaatggtttaaagtaagttatttctatcttttgctgtagtgtgtcagtaaaaaatatcggtttacatttccaaacattctctttgccattaattgtaataatctagtgagatttttgtttacacaaggagtctgacaacaaccagtgctccacacagagatctgatctcatcatcatccagtctgtccctggaatgacatgaagaaacagaaaaactgagacagactaaatccagaagaactgtggcaacatctccaagatgtttcaagtaacctacctgcaaagctacctgaaaaactatgcacaagtgcacatagggcaaaagctgctttaaacgcaaaggatggtcacatcaaatgctgatttattttagttaatagaagttcattgataaagaaaatctatttatgacattgtttttgacagcatactcattttatgtgcctaactgcctaaaaatgttaacagtactgtagctttgtaggtgtaggtctcttaaagcatcttggagatgttgccacagttcttctggatttattctgtctccgttttttctgtttctcaagacagactggattgaatgatggagagatcagatctctgtttgcacaaggagtctgacaacagcctgtgctccatacaaaaatctcactggattattataattaatggcaaaatgaatgtttagaaatgtaaactgatatttcctactgacacactacaggaaAAGACTGACTTCAACTGACTttgaaccatttttagctgatgaaaatactagtggcctaagacttttgcacagtactgtatatccaaaataatctaTAGTGAATCGAATCGGAATCAAAATAGAAATCAAATTGTGTCAATACCCATCCttattgaaaacattttttttacagtgcacaaatAATTTCAGCTTATCTAATGCTGTCAAAATGAATGTCAGCCCAATATATTTGCAAATGTTCTGCTATGAATATACCTCAGCACTCTGGCTCATCAGTGTTCAGAGATGCTTGAGTGTGATTCAGAGAAGGTCACTGCGTttctctcgctcgctctcttTCAGGTCACACCAAGGACAGGAGAATGACGTCCAGAGCCCAGCAGACCTCATCTCCTTACATGACCAAGACAGGTGTCACCCTGCTGAAAGAGTGCTGCGGCTTCACCTGCTCCATCATGTAGATACGCCAGTGTAAAACAGGAGACAGTTTGGCGCAGAGTGACGAGTAAACAAGCCCTCAGATCTGTGATTCAGCACAATATTTTCAAGTACTCTTTCACATTCCATTTCATAACAGACGGCAGTGCATGAGCAACAAACCTGATGTGCATATTATAAAGAATGATTGCATTAACCTATTCAAGGAGACGTCCAGAATTAGCAGTGATTAGATGGTATGGTGTAGTTTTAAAGGGCTAGTgcacctaaaaatgaaacatctgtcatttactcacgcATAATGTTGATATAAACCTGTATgaggatattttgaaaaaagatattttgaagaatgctaaTGAcgcattgacttccattgtattttttatactgTGGAAGTTAATGTGAACCAGAATTATTAGGTTgacagcattcttcaaaatatcttcctttgtggttcacagaagcatgaaGTTTGTACAGGTCTggatgggggtgagtaaactctGACAGAGTTCTCATTTTTGGGCCAACTATTCTTTTAAAGCAGACTAAGACTAGCGTCAGGCTCAGCTGCAGAATTCCCATGAGCAGTTGTTAAGCTCTTGCTCTTGCTAGCACAttatttccttccttccttcttgcAAAAGACTAAATAATCTGTTATGAGTTGCATCACCAGCTAACCACAATGTTTGTCACCAAAAACACTGACATTGTCCTTGGGttttgaaggaatagttcacctaaaaatgaaaaaatggcCAATATTTAATGATAGGGAGGGAGATAAGGATCTGTCCTGTCCAAAATCTCACCATTTAGGCTAGAAACATACCTTGACTTGAGTTTTGCATTGGGAAGTTTTAGTTTATTACAGCTCATAAGAATTCAGGGTTATTTTAGTTCACCAAaaccataaaacaaaatttttgttACTTAAAGTAAATGTTGACTGACatgaaatttatatatatttatatatatacacgtacaGTCGAGgtcaaatatttacatacaccttgcagaatctgcaaaatgttaattattttaccaaaatggggggatcatacaaaatgcatgttatttttttatttagcactgacctgaataagacatttcacataaaagatgtttacatataatccacaggagaaaataatagttgaatttataaaaattatcatacaattgtgtttacatacacttgattcttaatactgtgttgttacctgaatgatccacagctgtgtttttttttgttttgttttgtttagtgatagttgttcatgagtcccttgtttgtcttaaacagttaaactgcataaaaatccttcaggtcccacaaattcttttttctacatttttgtgtatttcaaccctttccaacaatgactgtgtgattttgagatgcatctttttacactgaggacaactgagggactcatatgcaattattacagaaggttcaaacgatcactgatgctccagaatgaaaacacaatgcattaagagcgagggggtgaaaactttttgaatttgaggatcagggtaaatttaacttattttgtcttctgggaaacatgtaagtatcttctgtagcttctgaagggcagtactaaatgaaaaaaaaatatatatatgatatttaggtaaaataagaaaaatgtacacatcttcattctgttcaaaagttttcaccccccagctcttaatgcattgtttttccttctggagcatcactgagcgtttgaaccttctgtaatagttgcatatgagtcccacagttgtcctcaatgttaaaagatgaatctcaaaatcatacagtacaatcatcagtactaaataaaaaataacatgcattttgtatgatccctcttattttggtaaaaaaaattaacattatgcagattctgcaaggtgtatgtaaacttttgaccttaactgtatatatagtacacttattttttttccatctagTTATTTAGCATTTCTcactttcatttagttttaccaaaactgaaataaaattaataaaaactatatagactaTAACTAAAACTATAGTAGTATCTCAATTATACTAAAACAAAACTGGCGTACAGTGCTAAATTACGCAGTGTGAAGGGACTGgaggtaaaataataaaccttAACAAATGTTTCATAAGTTTGGATGTACTAGACAGTATTGGCAAGTTTTTCTAATGATGGTGTATAATTAAACAACAGAGATTGCCACAATATCTGCTTACTAATTAGATGAATGTGCACCTTTGTTTCTGACTTCTAccttcatgttttcatttttatttttaactacgATGTTGATGAAAATTCTATAGTTTTGTGGTGCCCAGTTTATCTTGGCATAATATAAATGCAGTTTGAAAGTTAAAACAGTTATATTTATACCCAGTTTTGATTAGTTTTCAAATTTAATAAGGAAATAACTTTATCTTTCGCCACTGTAATGTGCTTTAgtattaataacattatttatatgtacaaattgtatacactactgtttaaaaagtttggggtcagcaagatttttttcaattaatatttttttaagcgcgatgcattcaattgatcaaaagtgacagtgaagacatttataatgtaatgatATCTGAATAAAGCATGTATTCGATTCTGCAAAaccatttctgaaggatcatgtgacgctgaagcctggagtaatgatgctaaaaaattcagctttgtatcacaagaataaatttgattttaaaatataagaattgtaataaattaagttgtaataatagtttaaaatattactgttcgtactgtattttttatcaaataaatgcaaccttctGAAAGAGactactttcaaaaacattaaaagatcTTAGCAACCCCAAACATGTAAATGGTAGTGCTTTTGTGATGCATCATATTAACTAAAGTgtttatgaaaaaacaaaaaagcaaagtaTTTTATCTGtgaaaaagaatttaaattgtgaAGCTGGTAAAAACTGTGTATTATTATGTGCAGtaacaaaacactgaaatataatGCTCACAGACATACCTGACATGTATTATGCTGCTTAACTGTGCAGGATTTTATTCGTGCCGATGCTTCTATTGTTATTTTCATGCTTCTAAATGATATTTTTCCACTAATGAATATAAAAGAATTCTGATGAATGAACCAATGTTCTGTTGTCTTTTAGTGGACAGCTAAATATACTAAAGATGCGTAACATTATCTTTCATTgctatgtgacccaggaccacaaaaccagtcacaagggtcaattttgtgaaattgagatgtatacatcatctaaaagctgaataaataagtttttcattgatgtatggtttgttaggataggacaatatttgctcaagatacaactatttgaaaatctggaatctgagggtgcaaaaaatcaaaatattaagaaaatcgcctttaaagttgtccaaatgaagttcttagcaatgcatattactaatcaaaaagtaagttttgatacatttacggtaggaaattttcaaaatattttcatggaacatgatctttacttaatatcctaatgatttttgacttaaaagaaaaattgatcattttggcCCAtactgttggctattgctacaaatatacccgtgctacttatgactgcttttgtggtccagggtcacatataaatggCAAAATCATGACAATCAAAACATCTCATATGTAGTCTGACATCTTAAGTTTGAAGATCaacatttattgaacatttGTTCAAAAGGTTTGTGGTCCTACTTTGTGGAAATATTTGATCTCTCACTAGTAAAGTCTCCATAAGCGAAACAAATGTGATCCTGAGCATTAGTATTGCTCTTATTTAATAAACCAAGGTCACTGAGTGTGTGGCTTTATTGACAGGTTCCTTATTACAGTAGGCAGGAAGGAACCGAGAAATTACAGGCAATAAATGGCTGATAATGTCAAATCTGCTGGTATTTTGAATGACCATATAATCAGGATTCAGTTTACATGACCGATTCTTCTTCATCAAGCTCTCACGGAGGATCCAGCATCTGTGACATTTCAGTTGATTGGCTGAACACTGTCCACAGCTGTAGGGAAATCCAGCTCATTTCCCGTGTCGCTGCTGGCAGAATCATGTTTACCTCTGCTGTCAAGATCGcgttttttttgcatgtgtcaaaattatgataCTCATAACAAACATCTCTTAATTGGCCTTGACAGTATCATCAAGTAAGGATGATTATTGACACTGAACTGAGAAATGAAAATcagatacatttttcaaatatgaaatgctCTCTGCTATAACAAAGGCCATTTTATTCTTGCAAAGAGccttttgctttgctttgtgtGAATACAAGGAAGTTTGTGGGCTCCTGACAAGACCAATCAGAGGTTTCAGTGTTTTTACATTCATTATCTAAACAGGTTATTGACTATTGATTCATGGAGGattttttctttgacttcttGTCTTTAGAGCTTTTAAAACTGTctgtgtataaatacacactattgtttaaaagtttggggttggtatgactttttaaatgttttgaaaaaagtctaATTTACTTAACTATggagtaaaacagtaatattgtgaaatattattataacttaaaataactattttatatataaatgtattttaaaatataatttactcctatgatgcaaagctgaattttcagcatcattactccagtcttcactgtcacatgatccttcagaaatcatcctaatatgctgatttgctgct
It contains:
- the zgc:171844 gene encoding bMERB domain-containing protein 1 isoform X2; the encoded protein is MEKGRSTPKLYGSLDQTELCGDTSKQAEEDVVSMADSTITVEDIEGELFKIERIKDALVRKESELRYMMDDIQLCKEITRLKKELQKLVSIPDKDKSNEDRQREEELLQQIQKLVETRDFLVDDMEFERLREREEDKEMADFLQTKFPNRSHQGQENDVQSPADLISLHDQDRCHPAERVLRLHLLHHVDTPV
- the zgc:171844 gene encoding bMERB domain-containing protein 1 isoform X1, whose translation is MEKGRSTPKLYGSLDQTELCGDTSKQAEEDVVSMADSTITVEDIEGELFKIERIKDALVRKESELRYMMDDIQLCKEITRLKKELQKLVSIPDKDKSNEDRQREEELLQQIQKLVETRDFLVDDMEFERLREREEDKEMADFLQTKFPNRCSMKSHTKDRRMTSRAQQTSSPYMTKTGVTLLKECCGFTCSIM